ATCACCTGATCACATACGGCGGCACCATGGGGGTTTTTGAGGGCGCGGTGGAGATTCACCAGGGCAGGCTGCGGGAAGGCCTGGAACGCCTGCATCCGGCCGTGGAAGCCCTCAGGGTGTCCGACCCGCAAATGCTCCTGCCCTACGCCCTGGGACTGGCCGGCTACGCGTCCACGGTGGTCGGGGACCAGAACCAGACGGCCCGCTACGCCAAGGAGCTCCGCAGCCTCAGTTGCTCCGGCCCGCGGCCGCTGTGGCTGGTGGGTCAGGCCTACGCTGCTGCGGCCCTGGTGTCGTCTGAATCCGACGGCAGCGTTCAGCAGCTGGCCGAGATCGCCGAGCAGGCGCGCGCCGAGGGATTCCTGGCGGCCGAAATGGACATCCTCGAGCTGTGCCTGGCCGTGGGCGACCTTCGCCAGGCTCCCCGGATGCTGGAGGTCAGCGCGGCCTGCGAGGGAGGGGCAGCGCAGGCCCTGCACGCCTACGCGGGCGCCATAACGTCCGGAAGCCCGGACCGCATGGTGGCAGCCGCCGACGAAGCCGTCCGGCATCGGAAGTACCTGATTGCGGTGGAGAGCATCGGCCACGCCATCCGCTTTTACGGCGAGCACGGCAATCTGCGCCGGCAACGCGCCCTGATCCAGCAGCTGCGCCGGCGTCGCGGGGAGCTCGCCGGAGTCACCGTGTCGTATCTGAGTCCGTCCCTCCACCTGGTCCGGCTGACGCGGCGTGAGCATGAGATCGTCGAGCTGCTGCTCTCCGGCGCCAGCACCAAGGACGTGGCGGCTCATTTCACCCTCTCGCAGCGGACGGTGGAGGGCCATGTCTACCGGATCTACGTGAAGTTGGGGATCAGCCGGCGGGCCGACCTCGAAGCGGCCTACCTGGCGCTGGAGCCGGGGGCCAGCTCGTCGGCCCGCCACTGACGGGCAGCCCGGCCGGCAAGCTATGGAGCCGGCCCGGCGGCACAGTGGGCCCCGGTTTGATGAAGACCGGCCCAAACGTTGACTCAACGTTTGGGCCGGTTTTTTTGCGTGCCGGAGCACTGCAAAAGGGGCGGCTCCAAGTAGTGGCAGGTAAATCTCCCGCAAAGGGAGAAGTCGGGTCGGGGAGTCGAGTACGCATTACTCGTGCTGCACTTTGCCGCCGCTTCTAATGTCGTTTTTGTTGATTGATTGTTGCGAACTAAAGCGGGTTCCAAATGCAGGTTTGTGCGGTATTCCCAGAACGGAATTATCCGGCGCAAACCACGGCCCGCTTCGCAGCCAGTCATCCGGCGCCCCAGGCGCCGGCCCCCCGACCGGGGTCGACGGCGTCGAAGCCTCTTGAGACCAAGGCTTCCCCCCAGCCGTCGTCGGCCCCTTCGGAAGCCTCCAAATCATAGGGAGGGTCCCTGATGACCGAAGTCAAAGATGCCCCAGCCCGGCTCGATCTGACGCTGCCCGTTCCCTTCACTTTCCCCGACTACAAAAGCTTCACGCCCGTGCGGCGGCGGCTGGCCAGTGACAGCGTGCGGGAGACCAACCGCTACCGCAAAATCCTGCTGGCCTTTGATCTGGCAGTGGTGACCTCTGCCGTGGCGGTGGCTCATCTGACGCGGTTCGGAGTGGAAACGCAGTACATGTCCGGCGGTGGAAACCTGAACATTCCCTACATCGCCGTCTCCGCCGGCATCTGGGCCGCCTGGGCGGTGTCGCTGGCCATCTACCGGACCCGCGATGCGCGGATTGTCGGCACCGGAGCCGATGAATACCGGCGCGTCACCAGCGCCACAGTGGTGGTGATGGGGCTCATCGCGGTGTTCTGCCTGGCCCTCCAAGTGGATATTGCCCGCGGCTACTTCGCGCTGGCGTTTCCGATCGGGCTGGGCGGTCTCCTGATCTTCCGGTTCCTGCTGCGCCAGTGGCTGGCGGGGCAGCGGAGGAAGGGCCGGTACCTCTCCAAGGTCATCATCCTGGGCAAGCCCAAGGATGTCCGCTACGTGGCCAATCAAATCCAGCGCAGGGACGGCTCCGCCTACCGGGTCATCGGCGCTGCGCTCACCACCCCCGGCGACAAGGAGCTGTGCGTCAACGGGAAGCGGATTCCCGTCGTGGCGGACCGCGACACCGTGGTGGGAGCCGTGCGCCAGCTGCGGGCCGACGCCGTCATCGTCGCCGGCCGCATGAAGGGCGGCAGTTCCTACGTGCAGAAGCTGGGCTGGCAGCTGGAGGAATCCGCCACCCAGCTCATCCTGACCACCGGCCTGACCAACGTGGCAGGACCCCGGATCCACGCCCGTCCCGTAGAGGGCCTGCCCCTGATGCACGTGGAGCTGCCGCAGTACGCGGGCGGCAGGCACATGCTCAAGCGCGGACTGGACATGCTGCTTTCCGGCGGCGCGCTGGTGGCACTGATTCCGGTCTTCGCGGTCCTCGCGGTGCTGATCCGGCGGGACAGCCCGGGCCCGGTGATTTTCCGCCAGGAACGGGTGGGCCGCGGCGGCGAACCCTTCGAGATGCTCAAGTTCCGCTCCATGGTGCAGACGGCCGAGGATGACCTGGCCGGCCTGCTGGACCGCAACGAAGGCTCCGGAGTGCTCTTCAAGATGCAGCATGACCCGCGTGTCACCTCGGTGGGCCGCTGGATGCGGAAGTACTCGCTGGATGAGCTGCCGCAGCTCTGGAACGTCTTCCTGGGGCACATGTCCCTGGTGGGCCCCCGGCCGCCGCTGCCGCGTGAAGTGGCGCAGTACGGCGGCCAGGTGCACCGCCGCCTCTACATCAAGCCCGGCCTGACCGGCATGTGGCAGATCAACGGGCGGTCGGAACTCAACTGGAAGGACGGCGTACGGCTGGACCTGTACTACGTCGAAAACTGGTCGCTCGCCGGCGACCTCATCATTCTCTGGCGCACGGTGCAAATGCTCCGCCGGCCAGTGGGCGCCTACTAGCCCGTCCCTTCCGGCTTCGGCTGGTCTCATCACAAAGAAAGCGGAAACCATGAAAAAATCCCTAGTTACCGGCGCCGGCGGATTCATCGGCGGCCACCTCGTTGCCCGGCTGCTCAGCGACGGCCACGAGGTGCGGGCAGTGGACTGCAAGCCCCTGGACGAGTGGTACCAGATTTCCGAGGGCGCTGAAAACATCCAGGGGGACTGCTCCCTTCTGGAGACGGCGCACGAGGTCAGCCGCGGAATGCAGGATGTGTACAACCTCGCCGCGGACATGGGCGGCATGGGGTTCATTGAGAACAACAAAGCCCTGTGCATGCTCACCGTCCTGACCAGCACGCACATGCTCGTGGCAGCCCGCGACGCCGGAGCGGAACGGTTCTTCTACAGCAGCTCGGCGTGCGTCTATGCGGCCGACCACCAGACGAACGCCGACGTCGTGGCGCTGCGGGAGGAAGACGCCTATCCGGCCCAGCCCGAGGACGGCTACGGCTGGGAGAAGCTGTTCACCGAACGCATGTGCCGGCACTTCCAGGAGGACTACGGCCTGCAGACCCGGGTGGCCCGCTTCCACAACGTGTACGGCCCGGAAGGCACCTGGGAGGGCGGCCGGGAGAAGGCGCCGGCGGCACTGTGCCGCAAGTTCGCCCACGCTTCGCTGACCGGAGAGCTGGACGTGGAAATCTGGGGCGACGGCGAACAGACCCGCAGCTTCATGTACATCGACGACTGCGTCCGCGGCATCCTGGAAATCATGAACGGCGACTCCGCCGAACCGGTGAACCTGGGATCGGCTGAGCTGGTGTCCATCAACCAGATGGCGGACCTGCTGGAGAAGATCTCCGGCACGGTGGTCAACCGCAAGTACAAGCTGGACGCCCCGCAGGGCGTGCGCGGCCGGAACAGCGACAACACGCTGTTCCGGGACACCTACGGCTGGGAACCGTCCATCTCCCTGTATGACGGCCTGGAGCGGACCTACGCCTGGATCCAGGACCAGGTCAAGGCGCAAAGGGTGTAGCCGTGCGCATCCAAATGCATGATTTCTCCGGTCATCCCTTCCAGGCCGAGCTGTCCCGCGAGCTGGCGGCCCGCGGGCACTTTGTGGACCATGTGTACTCGACGCAGTACGGCAGCGGAAAGGGAACGCTGGAACGGACGGCGGCGGATTCGGACCGGCTGACCTTTTCTCCGCTCACCGCGGACACGCCGTTCCAGAAATACAGCGCCATGGGCCGGATCCGGTTCGAACGGTCCTATGCGGTGGCCTGGCAGAAGCACATCCGGGCCACCGCCCCGGACTGCATCGTGGCCTGCAACGTGCCGCTGTTCACCCTGGCCGATTTCCGGCGGGCAGCCGCCCGCCGGAAGCAGCCCTGGCTGCTCTGGCACCAGGACCTCTTCAGCAACGCCATTTCCGAGGAGCTCAGCCGGCGGCTGCCCGGGCCGGCGGCCTTCGCCGGCCGTGCCCTGGTACGCCGCATGGAGGCGAAGGTGGTGCGCTCAGCCACGCAGGTGGTGGCGATCGGTGAGGAGTTCCGCCAGGCGTACCGGCTCTGGGGTCTGGCCACGGACCACGTCACAGTCATCCCCAACTGGGCGCCGCTGGATGAGATCACACCGCGTCCGCGGGAAAACGCCTGGTCGGCGCGGCATCTGCCGGCCGGGCCGGAACTGCGGCTGCTGTACGCAGGAACCCTGGGCCGCAAGCACAATCCGCTGCTGCTGGCCGGGCTGCTGCGGTCGGCGCTGGCTGCGGGCCTGCCTGCACGGCTGGTCGTGGCCTCGGAAGGGGACGGGATCGAGATGCTGCGGGAGGACGTCGGCCGTGAACCGGAGCTTCCGGTCACGCTGCTGCCGTTCCAGCCGGCGGCAGAGCTGCCGGACATGCTGGGCTCCGCTGACGTGTTGGTAACCATCCTGGAACCCGGTGCTTCCCGCTTCTCGATTCCCAGCAAGGTGCTGTCCTCGCTGGCCGCGGGCCGCCCGATCCTTGGGCTGATGCCCGATGACAACCCGGCCGCGGCGGACATTCGGTCTGCGGACGGGTTTGTCGGCCCGCCCACCGACTTCGGAGTTGCCGGGGGCGTGGGATGGCTGCGCCGGCTGCACGGGGATCCGGCTGCGGTCCTTGCCGCGGGCGCAAAGGGACGGGAGCTGGCGGAGAGCAGGTTCGGCATCGGACCCATCACCGACCGCTTCGAAGCGGCGCTTCGGCGCGCGGCTCCCGGACTTCCCGAGCCCGCTGACCTGGACACCTTGCCCCGGCTCCGCCCCGCTCACGCCGCCGCGCCGCGTGGCTTCCTGCGAAAGGTGTCGTGATGCTCAAGCACCAGCCGGACGGGCAGGCACCGGAGACCGGGCCGGCGCCGCAGGACGACGGCGGTGCGCCGCGGCGCCGTCGTCCTCCGGTGATTGACCTTTCCCGGGCACCGGGTGCGGGTGAGGCGTGGGGCCGGCCGCGGGCGGTGGTGTACCTGTGGTCGGCGTGTGAACTGGTCTTCGTCACCAACCCGTGGCAGATCAGTTCGCGCCTGCGCGTGGCAGTGCTGCGGGCCTTTGGCGCGGAGATCGCCGACGGGGTGATCTTCCGTCCGCGGACCCGGGTCAAGTCACCGTGGAAGCTGCATGTCGGGGCGCGTACCTGGATCGGTGAAGGCGTCTGGTTCCACAACCAGGACCACGTTTATGTGGGCGCCGACGTCGTGATTTCCCAGGAGACGTTCCTGACCACCGGCAGCCACCGGGTGCGCAGCGACATGGGGCTGGTCACCAGCCCCATCCGGATTGCGGACGGTGCCTGGATCACGTCCCGCTGCATGGTCCTCGGCGGATCCCTTATCGGGGAGTCGGCCGTCGTGCAGCCCATGACGCTGGTCAAGGGCGAGGTGGGCGCCAACCGCGTGTTTGGCGCTGCGGTGCCGCCCGCGGAACTGGGCTACAGGTTTGCTCCGGAAACAGCTGCCGGTGAAGCCCGTCCGGGGGAGCGGGCATGAGCTTCACCAGGCAGCCGCACTTACTCGGCGGGAACGGTCTCCTGGACCATCTCCTCGAGGACCGGGAAGATCTTCGAGGCCAGGTAGGCATGGCCCTCGTCGGTGGGGTGGATGCCGTCGGCGCCGATGAGTCCTTCATCGGCGTCGGCAAGCCAGCCCTCGGCGAGGGCGTCAATGTAGAGGATGCCTTCGTCGGCCGCCGCCTGCTTCATCTCTGCGTTGTTGGCAGTGATGAAGCTGGGCACGGCTCCGTTGACCCAGATGGGCCCGACCACCACCAGCCTGGCCTGCGGAGCAATGTCATGGATGTCCGAGTAGAGGGACGTCGCTGCGTTGTACATGGCCTCCTTCGTCTGCCGGCCGTCGTTGCGGCTGCCGAACACCACCACCACATCGGCGGTGGGGCGGAGGCGGAGCGTGGCGGCTTCACGAAAGACCAAATCGGTGCTGCCGCGGGCCAGATAGCCCGAGCCGGGCTGGGCCATGACGTTGAGCTCCACCCGGGCGCCCTGATCGTAAAAACGCGAGCCCACTACTTTGGTCCAGTTCTCGGCTCCGTTGCCGCCCTCGGACGAGCCGCCAACGTAAGAGTCGCCCAGGATGTCGATTTGCGGCACCTTTTTTCCCACGGCCGGCGTGGTGCCCGACGGCTGCGGAGCGCCGCTCGCCTCCGTCGACTGGGACATTGCGTAAAAGGTCAGCAGCCCGGCGGCCAGGAGAAGGCCCAAAAATCCAAGGATCTTGGGCCACCGGCGGCGGCTGGAATAGGAGGTTCGGCGATCATCGCGTCGAGTTGACATTCCTAAATGATAACCGAGCGGTCTCGTAGGATGAACGCTTATTCAAAACAATAAAAATACTTGCTTCAGGGGGGAAAGTACGTGAATAAAATACCTGTATCTGTGTTGGTGCAAACAAAAAACGAGGAAAGGGGAATTGCCGGCTGCCTGGCTGCTCTCGAGGAATTTGATGAGGTAATTGTTGTTGATTCCAACAGCACTGACCGCACCGCGGAACTGGCCAAGGAGGCCGGTGCCACGGTCATCAACTTCACCTGGGACGGCAAGTTTCCGCAGAAGAAGCAGTGGCAGCTCACCGAAGTGGACACCCGCAACGAGTGGCTGCTGATGCTGGACGCTGACGAGTTCCCCACACCGGAGCTGGCCCGCGAACTCCGGGCCATTGCCGAGGACCCCGCCGAAATCCGGGTGGCGTTTGACCTGCCGGTGGCCTACCACTTTGCCGGAGTGGGGCTGCAGCATGGTCACCGCGTGGTGAAGCGCTCGTTCCTGCGGCGCGGAATGAACTCCTTCCGCAACATCGACCTGCTCCATCTGCCGGGCATGGGTGAAGTGGAGGCGCACTACCAGCCGGAACCGCGCGGACCGGTGGGCAGGACCACCGCGAAGCTGGTCCACAACGACGTGGATCCGGTCCGGACCTGGTTCGACCGGCACAACCGCTATTCCGACTGGGAAGCCTTCATCCGCACCCATCCCGACATCCGAGGCACCGTCCGCGAGTCCAAGAGCGGGCAGGGGCGCCGGTTCGATGCCCTTCCGCTGAAACCCCTGGTCTTTTTTCTCTACAGCTACGTACTGCGCAGAGGGTTCCTGGACCGCAGGGCCGGCTTTGACTACGCCCTGGCGCTGTCCATGTACTACTGGCAGATCGGGCTGAAGAGCCGGGAAATGCAGCGCGCGCAGGCCGCCGCCGAGCAGGTGCCCGCCCATGGATAACACCGGCGCGAACCCCGCGGGCGCAGAGCGCCGCGGCCTTCGAATCCTGCAGGTCGGCGGGTTGGCCGGCCCCGGAGCCGCGGCCGGCGGTGTCTGGGCCGTTGCCCGGACCCAAAGCGCTGCCCTGACAGGCATCGGCGAACACACCGAACTCGTGGGCGGCTGGCTGGGCGCGGTCCCGGCTGCAGCGGAAACCGCCGGCGGACCGGGCCCGGTTCGGCTGTTCCGGGTCCGGCGGCCGTTCCCCGGGGCACGTCTGCGCGGGCTGGTGAGCCTGCGCCTGCCCCGCTATGTGGCGGCCGGCGCCGCGTCGGCGGATGTGGTCCAGGTTCATCTGTGCCGCGACTTCATCACCACAGCGGCCACCCTGCTGCTCGGCCGGGGGAACACCCCGGTGATTGCACAGTCCCACGGCATGCTGGCGCCGTCGCGCTCGTTGCCCGTCCGAATGTACGACGCCGTCATCACACGCCGGCTGGTGCGCATTCCGCGGCTCTGGCTGACGCTGACCGAGGACGAGGAACGCGGCCTGCAGCATCTGGGCGTTGATCCGGCCCGG
This genomic interval from Arthrobacter sp. zg-Y820 contains the following:
- a CDS encoding sugar transferase → MTEVKDAPARLDLTLPVPFTFPDYKSFTPVRRRLASDSVRETNRYRKILLAFDLAVVTSAVAVAHLTRFGVETQYMSGGGNLNIPYIAVSAGIWAAWAVSLAIYRTRDARIVGTGADEYRRVTSATVVVMGLIAVFCLALQVDIARGYFALAFPIGLGGLLIFRFLLRQWLAGQRRKGRYLSKVIILGKPKDVRYVANQIQRRDGSAYRVIGAALTTPGDKELCVNGKRIPVVADRDTVVGAVRQLRADAVIVAGRMKGGSSYVQKLGWQLEESATQLILTTGLTNVAGPRIHARPVEGLPLMHVELPQYAGGRHMLKRGLDMLLSGGALVALIPVFAVLAVLIRRDSPGPVIFRQERVGRGGEPFEMLKFRSMVQTAEDDLAGLLDRNEGSGVLFKMQHDPRVTSVGRWMRKYSLDELPQLWNVFLGHMSLVGPRPPLPREVAQYGGQVHRRLYIKPGLTGMWQINGRSELNWKDGVRLDLYYVENWSLAGDLIILWRTVQMLRRPVGAY
- a CDS encoding NAD-dependent epimerase/dehydratase family protein, producing MKKSLVTGAGGFIGGHLVARLLSDGHEVRAVDCKPLDEWYQISEGAENIQGDCSLLETAHEVSRGMQDVYNLAADMGGMGFIENNKALCMLTVLTSTHMLVAARDAGAERFFYSSSACVYAADHQTNADVVALREEDAYPAQPEDGYGWEKLFTERMCRHFQEDYGLQTRVARFHNVYGPEGTWEGGREKAPAALCRKFAHASLTGELDVEIWGDGEQTRSFMYIDDCVRGILEIMNGDSAEPVNLGSAELVSINQMADLLEKISGTVVNRKYKLDAPQGVRGRNSDNTLFRDTYGWEPSISLYDGLERTYAWIQDQVKAQRV
- a CDS encoding glycosyltransferase family 4 protein, encoding MRIQMHDFSGHPFQAELSRELAARGHFVDHVYSTQYGSGKGTLERTAADSDRLTFSPLTADTPFQKYSAMGRIRFERSYAVAWQKHIRATAPDCIVACNVPLFTLADFRRAAARRKQPWLLWHQDLFSNAISEELSRRLPGPAAFAGRALVRRMEAKVVRSATQVVAIGEEFRQAYRLWGLATDHVTVIPNWAPLDEITPRPRENAWSARHLPAGPELRLLYAGTLGRKHNPLLLAGLLRSALAAGLPARLVVASEGDGIEMLREDVGREPELPVTLLPFQPAAELPDMLGSADVLVTILEPGASRFSIPSKVLSSLAAGRPILGLMPDDNPAAADIRSADGFVGPPTDFGVAGGVGWLRRLHGDPAAVLAAGAKGRELAESRFGIGPITDRFEAALRRAAPGLPEPADLDTLPRLRPAHAAAPRGFLRKVS
- a CDS encoding acetyltransferase — its product is MLKHQPDGQAPETGPAPQDDGGAPRRRRPPVIDLSRAPGAGEAWGRPRAVVYLWSACELVFVTNPWQISSRLRVAVLRAFGAEIADGVIFRPRTRVKSPWKLHVGARTWIGEGVWFHNQDHVYVGADVVISQETFLTTGSHRVRSDMGLVTSPIRIADGAWITSRCMVLGGSLIGESAVVQPMTLVKGEVGANRVFGAAVPPAELGYRFAPETAAGEARPGERA
- a CDS encoding SGNH/GDSL hydrolase family protein, with translation MSTRRDDRRTSYSSRRRWPKILGFLGLLLAAGLLTFYAMSQSTEASGAPQPSGTTPAVGKKVPQIDILGDSYVGGSSEGGNGAENWTKVVGSRFYDQGARVELNVMAQPGSGYLARGSTDLVFREAATLRLRPTADVVVVFGSRNDGRQTKEAMYNAATSLYSDIHDIAPQARLVVVGPIWVNGAVPSFITANNAEMKQAAADEGILYIDALAEGWLADADEGLIGADGIHPTDEGHAYLASKIFPVLEEMVQETVPAE
- a CDS encoding glycosyltransferase family 2 protein encodes the protein MLVQTKNEERGIAGCLAALEEFDEVIVVDSNSTDRTAELAKEAGATVINFTWDGKFPQKKQWQLTEVDTRNEWLLMLDADEFPTPELARELRAIAEDPAEIRVAFDLPVAYHFAGVGLQHGHRVVKRSFLRRGMNSFRNIDLLHLPGMGEVEAHYQPEPRGPVGRTTAKLVHNDVDPVRTWFDRHNRYSDWEAFIRTHPDIRGTVRESKSGQGRRFDALPLKPLVFFLYSYVLRRGFLDRRAGFDYALALSMYYWQIGLKSREMQRAQAAAEQVPAHG